The Desulfotignum phosphitoxidans DSM 13687 genome has a window encoding:
- a CDS encoding KH domain-containing protein has translation MKELIEYIAKALVDDPDQVHVSEVVGDQTSVLELKVAKEDLGKVIGKQGRSARAMRTILSAASTKMKKRTVLEIIE, from the coding sequence ATGAAAGAGCTGATTGAATACATTGCCAAAGCACTGGTGGATGACCCCGACCAGGTCCATGTTTCAGAGGTTGTCGGAGATCAGACATCGGTTCTGGAACTTAAAGTCGCCAAAGAGGATCTGGGAAAGGTGATCGGAAAACAAGGCAGATCGGCCCGGGCCATGCGAACCATTTTAAGTGCGGCATCCACCAAAATGAAAAAAAGAACCGTTCTGGAAATCATTGAATAA
- the rpsP gene encoding 30S ribosomal protein S16 yields the protein MSVRIRLTRKGTKKKPFYRIVAADIEAPRDGRFLETLGTYNPMTEPADIVLKQDRIQYWLDQGATPSTTVTSLLKKQAAAPKPAATA from the coding sequence ATGTCCGTTAGAATCAGATTGACCCGCAAGGGTACCAAGAAAAAACCGTTTTACAGAATCGTGGCCGCAGACATTGAAGCCCCCAGAGACGGCCGGTTTCTGGAAACTTTAGGAACTTACAACCCCATGACCGAACCGGCCGACATCGTGCTCAAGCAGGACCGGATCCAGTACTGGCTGGACCAGGGTGCCACTCCCTCCACCACGGTGACGAGCCTTTTGAAAAAACAGGCGGCCGCGCCCAAACCGGCTGCAACGGCCTGA
- the ffh gene encoding signal recognition particle protein, giving the protein MFENLSDRLDSVFKKLKGHGTLNEKNIEEGLKQVRMALLEADVNYKVAKNVISDIKTRALGQEVMESLTPGQQVIKIVYDEFTRMMGSKHQALDLGTGSSGSIMLVGLQGSGKTTTAGKLGLYLRKQGRTPFLVPVDVYRPAAIDQLKKIGTQLDLPVFDSTPDMKPLKICQDAQIAAREQGCDTLVYDTAGRLHMDDTLMAELETLKKGVSPSEILLVADAMTGQDAVNIAGSFDQRLDLTGVVLTKMDGDARGGAALSIKAVTGKPLKFIGVGEKFTGLEPFHPDRMASKILGMGDTLSFIERAQEAVDEKEAKTLEKKLRQNAFTLEDFRDQMKTVRKMGSVKDILGMLPGMNKKQLKGLNIDEKEFVKIEAIINSMTPEEREKYAIIKASRKKRIAFGSGTTVQDVNKLLKSYTQSMKMIKKFNKGGMRSLKNMLPF; this is encoded by the coding sequence ATGTTTGAAAATTTGAGTGACAGGCTTGATTCGGTCTTTAAGAAGCTGAAAGGTCACGGCACCCTGAATGAGAAGAATATTGAAGAAGGTCTCAAACAGGTAAGAATGGCACTTCTTGAGGCGGATGTCAATTATAAGGTTGCAAAAAATGTCATTTCAGATATAAAGACCCGGGCACTTGGCCAGGAGGTCATGGAAAGTCTGACACCGGGTCAGCAGGTCATCAAGATCGTGTATGACGAGTTCACCCGGATGATGGGATCAAAACACCAGGCCCTGGATCTGGGCACGGGTTCTTCCGGGTCCATTATGCTGGTGGGACTTCAGGGGTCGGGTAAAACCACGACTGCCGGCAAGCTGGGTCTTTATCTGCGCAAGCAGGGAAGAACCCCGTTTCTGGTACCCGTGGATGTGTACCGGCCGGCAGCCATTGACCAGCTGAAAAAAATCGGGACCCAGCTGGATCTGCCCGTGTTTGACAGCACCCCGGACATGAAACCGCTCAAGATCTGCCAGGACGCCCAGATAGCGGCCAGAGAACAGGGCTGCGACACCCTGGTGTATGACACGGCCGGACGTCTGCACATGGATGACACCCTGATGGCGGAACTGGAAACCCTGAAAAAAGGGGTGAGTCCATCGGAAATACTTCTGGTGGCCGATGCCATGACCGGTCAGGATGCCGTGAATATTGCCGGCTCCTTTGACCAGCGCCTGGACCTCACCGGGGTGGTTCTGACCAAAATGGATGGAGATGCCAGAGGCGGAGCGGCATTGTCCATCAAGGCCGTGACCGGCAAACCGCTGAAATTCATCGGTGTGGGAGAAAAATTCACCGGCCTGGAACCGTTTCACCCGGACCGGATGGCCTCTAAAATTTTAGGGATGGGAGACACCCTTTCTTTTATCGAGCGGGCCCAGGAGGCCGTGGATGAAAAGGAAGCCAAAACCCTTGAAAAAAAACTGCGGCAGAACGCCTTTACCCTGGAAGATTTCAGAGACCAGATGAAAACCGTCCGGAAAATGGGATCGGTCAAGGACATTTTAGGCATGTTGCCGGGAATGAACAAAAAACAGCTCAAAGGGTTGAATATTGATGAAAAGGAATTTGTGAAAATCGAAGCCATCATCAATTCCATGACTCCGGAAGAAAGGGAAAAATATGCCATTATCAAGGCCTCCCGGAAAAAACGGATCGCCTTTGGCTCCGGGACCACGGTTCAGGATGTCAACAAGCTGTTGAAAAGCTACACCCAGTCCATGAAAATGATCAAGAAGTTCAATAAAGGCGGCATGCGCTCATTGAAAAACATGCTGCCGTTTTAA
- the rlmN gene encoding 23S rRNA (adenine(2503)-C(2))-methyltransferase RlmN, which yields MENLLNYTREDLSRWLEKKGVRPFRSGQIFKWLYLKLVDDFDQMTDLGKDLRALLADHFYFDCLTLADTQVSADTTEKYLFQLTDGAHIESVLIPEKDHFTLCVSSQVGCAMNCRFCLTAKGGWKRNLTAGEIIAQVRTVRMFLAHRNMDPQKLSNVVFMGMGEPLANYDQVIQAIAVITDTDFGLKFSPRRVTVSTCGLVPEILALGKACAVNLAVSLNATDDETRSWLMPVNNTYPMTRLLTACQQFTMKPRNKITFEYILIKGVNDSPAHAGQLVRLLFPVRAKVNLIAFNPHPGTRLKAPDPETVQTFLQILLDKNMTAIVRKSKGADILAACGQLQAQQKNKGIEID from the coding sequence ATGGAAAATTTATTGAACTATACCCGGGAAGATCTTTCCCGATGGCTTGAAAAAAAAGGGGTCCGGCCGTTTCGATCCGGTCAGATTTTCAAATGGCTGTACCTGAAACTGGTGGATGATTTTGACCAGATGACCGATCTGGGCAAAGATCTGAGGGCCCTGCTGGCCGATCATTTTTATTTTGACTGCCTGACTCTGGCGGACACACAGGTGTCTGCGGACACCACGGAAAAATATCTGTTTCAGCTGACGGACGGGGCCCATATCGAATCCGTGCTTATACCGGAAAAAGATCATTTTACCCTGTGTGTGTCCTCCCAGGTGGGATGTGCCATGAACTGCCGGTTCTGTCTGACGGCTAAAGGGGGATGGAAAAGAAACCTGACCGCCGGGGAGATCATTGCCCAGGTCCGGACCGTGCGGATGTTTCTTGCACACAGAAACATGGATCCCCAGAAACTGTCCAATGTCGTGTTCATGGGCATGGGTGAACCCCTGGCCAATTATGATCAGGTGATCCAGGCCATTGCCGTGATCACGGATACGGATTTCGGATTGAAATTTTCCCCGAGGCGGGTCACGGTGTCCACCTGCGGCCTGGTGCCTGAAATCCTGGCGCTGGGAAAGGCGTGCGCCGTGAATTTGGCGGTTTCCCTCAATGCCACGGATGATGAAACCCGGTCCTGGCTGATGCCGGTCAACAACACCTATCCCATGACACGGCTTTTAACCGCGTGTCAACAGTTCACCATGAAGCCCAGAAACAAGATCACCTTTGAATATATCCTGATCAAAGGCGTGAACGATTCGCCGGCCCATGCCGGTCAACTGGTCCGGCTTTTGTTCCCGGTGCGGGCCAAGGTCAATCTCATTGCATTCAACCCGCATCCGGGAACCCGTTTGAAAGCACCGGATCCGGAAACCGTTCAAACATTTTTGCAGATACTGCTGGATAAAAATATGACCGCCATTGTAAGGAAAAGCAAAGGAGCCGATATTCTGGCCGCCTGTGGACAGCTCCAGGCACAGCAAAAGAATAAAGGGATTGAAATCGACTAA
- a CDS encoding response regulator has translation MTDISLENKRILIVDDEPDVLDSLEELLDMATVTRAQSFEQADQLLKEQTFDIAILDIMGVDGYQLLETANKKEIVTVMLTAHALSPDNIKKSYLGGACSYIPKEEMINIETFLLDVLKARKEGKNPWTSWYKRLASFCERKFGKDWDKDEKEFWEKMIYY, from the coding sequence ATGACTGATATCAGTTTGGAAAACAAAAGAATTCTGATTGTGGATGATGAGCCTGATGTGCTGGATTCTCTGGAAGAACTGCTGGACATGGCTACCGTGACCCGGGCCCAGTCGTTTGAACAAGCCGATCAGCTGTTAAAAGAGCAGACATTTGATATTGCCATACTCGATATCATGGGTGTGGACGGATACCAGCTGCTGGAAACGGCCAATAAAAAAGAGATTGTCACCGTGATGCTCACGGCCCATGCCTTAAGCCCGGATAATATTAAAAAATCCTATCTGGGCGGGGCCTGCTCCTATATTCCCAAAGAAGAGATGATCAATATTGAAACGTTTCTGCTGGATGTTCTGAAAGCCAGAAAAGAGGGAAAAAATCCCTGGACCAGCTGGTATAAACGTCTGGCATCCTTTTGTGAAAGAAAGTTCGGCAAGGACTGGGATAAGGATGAAAAGGAATTCTGGGAAAAAATGATCTATTATTGA
- a CDS encoding tRNA 4-thiouridine(8) synthase ThiI codes for MSDRKSTSPVRALGLCSGGLDSMLSGVILKNQGIHVTWISFETPFFSSKKAQKASAICDIPLITKDITGPYLKMMEAPKAGFGKNMNPCMDCHALMFETAGRLMQKMAFDFLFSGEVVGQRPKSQTKNALQYVEKNSRFKGFILRPLSARCLPETPMEIQGLVDRTQLLGINGRSRKQQIALARQLGIIEYPAPAGGCLLTDPGFSTRLKDLFDVQKTKEIRHIHLLKYGRHFRLTDTCKLVIGRSETDNEQIMAWYDPTADVQFNHAWLPGPTALLTGRFGKAEIEKAAAMAAAYTKAPENEPTQVRVTIGPEQTLITVVPLKPSKLGSRLIGSLVKDQ; via the coding sequence ATGAGTGACAGAAAAAGCACAAGCCCTGTCCGGGCGTTGGGGCTGTGTTCCGGTGGGCTGGACAGCATGCTGTCCGGCGTTATACTTAAAAATCAAGGCATCCATGTGACCTGGATCAGTTTTGAAACCCCGTTTTTCTCATCAAAAAAAGCGCAAAAAGCGTCCGCCATCTGTGACATCCCTTTGATCACCAAAGACATTACCGGGCCTTATCTGAAAATGATGGAAGCCCCCAAAGCGGGGTTTGGAAAAAACATGAATCCGTGCATGGACTGTCATGCACTCATGTTTGAAACCGCTGGCCGGCTCATGCAGAAAATGGCATTTGATTTTCTGTTCAGCGGAGAAGTCGTGGGCCAGCGGCCCAAATCCCAGACCAAAAACGCCCTGCAATACGTGGAGAAAAACAGCCGGTTCAAAGGGTTTATATTGCGGCCTTTAAGTGCCCGGTGTCTGCCGGAAACGCCCATGGAAATCCAGGGCCTGGTGGACCGAACACAACTTTTGGGCATTAACGGCCGGTCCCGGAAACAGCAGATCGCGCTGGCCCGGCAACTGGGGATTATTGAATACCCGGCCCCGGCCGGCGGGTGCCTGCTCACGGACCCGGGGTTTTCCACCCGGCTCAAAGATCTGTTCGATGTTCAGAAAACAAAAGAGATCCGGCACATTCACCTGCTCAAATACGGCCGCCATTTTCGCCTGACCGATACCTGCAAACTGGTGATCGGACGATCAGAAACAGACAATGAACAGATCATGGCCTGGTATGACCCCACGGCAGATGTGCAATTCAACCATGCATGGCTGCCGGGTCCCACCGCCCTTCTAACGGGGCGGTTCGGAAAAGCGGAGATTGAAAAGGCCGCTGCCATGGCAGCGGCCTATACCAAAGCGCCTGAAAATGAACCCACACAAGTCCGGGTGACCATCGGTCCCGAACAGACCCTGATCACCGTGGTGCCTTTAAAGCCGTCAAAACTGGGGTCCCGATTGATCGGATCCTTAGTCAAGGATCAATAA
- the nth gene encoding endonuclease III, with protein sequence MLRTLKNRYPDVKTQLVHQTPFQLLTATILSAQCTDRQVNQVTRHLFARFPDPAVLAAANLTDIKKIIYSTGFYNNKAKNIKACAQALLDRHDGQVPDDLDLLVKLPGVGRKTANVVRSAAFGHPAIVVDTHVLRISGRLGLTRSRDPVKVEFDLMKIIPKSAWSDLSLQFIYFGRDICDARKPKCDQCPLFDVCVFPGKKNTDTK encoded by the coding sequence TTGCTCCGCACATTAAAAAACCGGTACCCGGATGTCAAGACCCAACTGGTGCATCAGACCCCGTTTCAACTGCTGACCGCCACTATTTTGTCGGCCCAGTGCACCGACCGCCAGGTCAATCAGGTGACCCGGCATCTGTTTGCGCGGTTTCCCGATCCCGCCGTTCTGGCCGCAGCCAATTTGACTGACATCAAAAAAATTATCTATTCCACGGGGTTTTACAACAACAAGGCCAAAAATATCAAGGCGTGCGCCCAGGCCCTGCTGGACCGCCATGACGGCCAGGTGCCAGATGATCTGGACCTTTTAGTGAAACTGCCCGGTGTGGGGCGAAAGACCGCCAATGTGGTAAGATCGGCGGCGTTCGGGCATCCGGCCATTGTGGTGGATACCCATGTGCTGCGCATATCCGGCCGTTTGGGGTTGACCCGGTCCCGGGATCCGGTCAAAGTGGAATTTGATCTCATGAAAATTATTCCAAAATCAGCCTGGAGTGACCTGTCTTTGCAGTTCATCTATTTTGGCAGAGACATCTGTGATGCCAGAAAACCCAAGTGTGACCAGTGCCCTTTGTTTGATGTATGCGTGTTTCCCGGCAAAAAAAATACAGACACAAAATAG
- a CDS encoding class I SAM-dependent methyltransferase produces the protein MDNIFTPDFWIHEWEKIKSDDTYAVHKGFATPEYWDRAAATYNKGTQEKENRKKDKALARFREAGLLSEGMTVLDIGCGTGDLALGLAETGAHVTALDFSSAMLDRFEQAIPPHLKDRIHLRCDDWHGVDIQKNGWENRFDLVTGFMAPALSTSRSFFKMMACGKKGFAIRGWADKKPDPVMAALWEKIMDRPLDDRPQSILYKFNLLIAMKYFPDIWFDKMEWNQTATLGQEIQNQTAFFQKAGSVPETKLRRIIQSYLETIQTDGRISRIQQGLTATVIWSENRR, from the coding sequence ATGGACAATATTTTTACCCCTGATTTCTGGATCCACGAATGGGAAAAAATTAAATCCGATGACACCTATGCCGTGCATAAAGGGTTTGCCACACCGGAATACTGGGACAGGGCCGCAGCCACTTACAACAAGGGAACGCAGGAAAAAGAAAACCGGAAAAAGGATAAAGCCCTGGCCCGGTTCCGGGAGGCCGGCCTGCTGTCTGAAGGCATGACCGTGCTGGACATCGGATGCGGCACCGGGGATTTGGCCCTGGGTCTGGCTGAAACCGGGGCACATGTCACGGCCCTGGATTTTTCAAGTGCCATGCTGGACCGGTTCGAGCAGGCCATACCGCCGCATCTGAAGGACCGGATCCATTTGCGCTGTGACGACTGGCATGGGGTGGATATCCAGAAAAATGGGTGGGAAAACCGGTTCGATCTGGTCACGGGATTCATGGCACCGGCGTTGTCAACCTCCCGGTCGTTTTTTAAAATGATGGCCTGCGGCAAAAAAGGCTTTGCCATCCGGGGGTGGGCGGACAAGAAACCGGATCCCGTCATGGCGGCGCTGTGGGAAAAAATCATGGATCGTCCCCTGGACGACCGCCCCCAATCCATTCTTTATAAATTCAATCTGTTGATTGCCATGAAATATTTTCCAGATATCTGGTTCGACAAAATGGAATGGAACCAGACCGCCACCTTAGGTCAGGAAATTCAGAACCAGACGGCATTTTTCCAGAAGGCCGGTTCCGTCCCTGAGACAAAATTAAGGCGGATCATTCAGTCCTATCTGGAAACCATCCAGACAGACGGTCGGATCAGCCGCATACAGCAAGGCCTGACCGCCACGGTGATCTGGTCTGAAAATCGAAGGTGA
- a CDS encoding metal-dependent transcriptional regulator — protein sequence MEKTVPLSENIEDYLETILALQTQNTVARSKDIAEKLDIKRGSVTGMLKKLAARKLINYEPYGYVTLTPEGEKIAKKIEYRHMVLKDFLFRILEVDEARADETACRMEHAMDSQSFKKFVAFIATLDACPYRKQGID from the coding sequence ATGGAAAAGACAGTTCCGCTTTCCGAAAATATCGAAGATTACCTGGAAACCATACTGGCGCTGCAAACGCAAAACACAGTGGCCCGATCCAAAGACATTGCCGAAAAACTGGATATCAAACGGGGATCGGTCACAGGCATGCTCAAAAAACTGGCAGCCAGAAAACTGATTAACTATGAGCCGTATGGATATGTAACACTGACCCCGGAAGGAGAAAAAATCGCAAAAAAGATTGAATACCGCCATATGGTACTCAAGGATTTTTTATTCAGGATACTGGAAGTGGATGAAGCACGTGCCGATGAGACCGCCTGCCGCATGGAACATGCCATGGACAGTCAGTCTTTCAAAAAATTTGTGGCATTTATCGCCACGCTGGATGCCTGTCCCTACCGGAAACAGGGCATCGATTGA
- a CDS encoding FeoA family protein, whose amino-acid sequence MIKGISLRQMQVNQTGTVVSVRARGELGRRIRDMGLIPGKDIRIQGRAPLKDPVSLRIMGGTLTLRNNEADYIFVEVH is encoded by the coding sequence ATGATAAAAGGCATTTCATTGCGGCAGATGCAGGTGAATCAGACGGGTACCGTTGTCAGCGTCAGAGCCAGGGGAGAACTGGGCCGGCGGATCCGGGACATGGGCCTGATTCCGGGAAAGGATATCCGGATTCAGGGGCGGGCCCCGTTGAAAGATCCGGTATCGCTTCGGATCATGGGAGGCACCCTGACTTTGAGAAACAATGAAGCGGATTATATTTTCGTGGAGGTGCACTGA
- the feoB gene encoding ferrous iron transport protein B, whose amino-acid sequence MAITIALAGNPNSGKTTLFNALTGARQHVGNYPGVTVEKKQGICTAENQIFDIVDLPGTYSLSAYSMEEVVARDFIVNEKPAMIVNIVDGSNLERNLYLTLQFMEMGANVCIALNMMDVAGKRGVTIDVEKLSLLLGLPVVPMVARTGKGRAQLLKTVADHVGSRPAPLKISYGRDIDDTLDEMEERIRSDHFLTDQYPCRWVALKYLENDAQVLEAGKAHFSEIHEWLSAVALKLSRHLETTLDTHPEGMIADQRYGFITSILKQGVISHTLDPNRLAWSDKIDKIVTHRFLGPLIMIGVLMGLYQFTFAYSEVPVAWFENFFTWLGDRADILFADGLLKSLVVSGIIDGVGGVLGFVPLIVFMFLGISFLEDSGYLARMAFMLDRVFRMFGLHGASVMAFIVSGGIAGGCAVPGVMATRTLKSPKERLATLLTVPFMNCGAKLPVYALLVAAFFTDHRAQVMLIITLISWVGALLVAKLLRSTVIKGPATPFVMELPPYRLPTFKGLAIHTWERTWQYIRKAGTVILGISIVLWAMMTFPQLDTQPVSNENAAGMHTPVAETMDPGAAALRHSIAGRMGMAMEKVTRYAGFDWQTNIALLGGFAAKEVVVSTLGTAYSLGEVDPEDSTSLAQRLKTADGWGPITAFSLILFTIFYSPCFVAVVCIVKESGSWKWGVFSMAFNTLLALSLSIVFYQTATWMMS is encoded by the coding sequence ATGGCGATCACCATTGCGTTGGCCGGAAATCCCAATTCCGGAAAAACCACGTTGTTCAATGCCCTGACCGGGGCAAGGCAGCATGTGGGAAACTATCCCGGGGTGACCGTGGAAAAAAAGCAGGGCATCTGCACGGCCGAAAATCAGATATTTGATATCGTAGATTTGCCGGGGACCTATTCCTTGAGCGCGTATTCCATGGAAGAAGTGGTGGCCAGAGATTTCATTGTCAATGAAAAACCGGCCATGATTGTGAATATCGTGGATGGATCCAACCTGGAAAGAAATCTGTATCTGACGCTTCAGTTCATGGAAATGGGGGCCAATGTCTGTATCGCATTGAATATGATGGATGTGGCCGGAAAACGGGGCGTGACCATTGATGTTGAAAAACTGTCTTTGCTGCTGGGACTGCCCGTGGTGCCCATGGTGGCCCGCACGGGAAAGGGCCGGGCTCAGCTGCTCAAAACCGTTGCAGATCATGTGGGATCCCGGCCGGCACCGTTGAAAATTTCCTATGGCCGGGATATTGATGACACTTTGGATGAGATGGAGGAAAGAATCCGTTCAGATCATTTTTTGACTGACCAGTATCCATGCCGGTGGGTGGCGCTGAAATACCTGGAAAACGATGCTCAGGTTCTGGAAGCGGGAAAAGCGCACTTTTCCGAAATCCATGAATGGCTGTCAGCGGTGGCTCTGAAATTGTCGCGTCATCTGGAAACCACCCTGGACACCCATCCGGAAGGCATGATCGCGGACCAGCGATACGGGTTTATCACATCCATTCTCAAACAGGGCGTGATTTCCCACACCCTGGACCCGAACCGGCTGGCCTGGTCCGACAAGATCGACAAAATCGTGACCCACCGGTTTCTGGGGCCGTTGATCATGATCGGGGTGCTCATGGGATTGTATCAGTTCACCTTTGCCTACAGTGAGGTGCCCGTGGCGTGGTTTGAGAACTTTTTCACCTGGCTGGGGGACCGGGCAGATATCCTGTTTGCCGACGGGCTGCTCAAGTCTCTGGTGGTTTCCGGCATCATTGACGGGGTGGGCGGGGTCCTGGGGTTTGTGCCCCTGATTGTGTTCATGTTTCTGGGCATCTCGTTTCTGGAGGATTCCGGGTATCTGGCCCGCATGGCGTTCATGCTGGACCGGGTGTTTCGGATGTTCGGTCTGCATGGGGCATCGGTCATGGCCTTTATCGTTTCCGGCGGCATTGCCGGCGGTTGTGCCGTGCCGGGTGTCATGGCCACCCGGACCCTGAAGTCCCCCAAAGAGCGCCTGGCCACCCTGCTCACCGTGCCCTTTATGAACTGCGGGGCCAAGCTGCCGGTGTATGCCCTGCTGGTGGCGGCATTTTTCACGGATCACCGGGCCCAGGTCATGCTGATCATTACCCTGATCTCCTGGGTGGGCGCCCTGCTGGTAGCAAAGCTGCTGAGATCCACAGTCATCAAAGGGCCGGCCACCCCATTTGTCATGGAACTGCCTCCTTACCGGCTGCCCACGTTCAAAGGCCTGGCCATTCATACCTGGGAACGCACCTGGCAGTATATCAGAAAAGCCGGCACCGTGATTCTGGGGATCTCCATTGTTTTATGGGCCATGATGACTTTTCCGCAACTGGATACCCAACCCGTGTCCAATGAAAATGCAGCGGGAATGCACACACCGGTAGCGGAAACCATGGATCCGGGGGCGGCGGCCCTGCGCCATTCCATTGCCGGGCGCATGGGCATGGCCATGGAGAAGGTTACCCGGTATGCCGGATTTGACTGGCAGACCAATATCGCACTTCTGGGTGGATTTGCCGCCAAAGAAGTGGTGGTGTCCACCCTGGGAACGGCTTATTCCTTGGGAGAGGTGGACCCGGAAGACAGCACGTCTCTGGCACAGCGGCTGAAAACAGCGGATGGATGGGGACCCATCACCGCCTTCAGCCTGATTTTGTTCACCATTTTTTATTCACCGTGTTTTGTGGCAGTGGTCTGCATTGTCAAAGAATCCGGATCATGGAAATGGGGGGTGTTTTCCATGGCGTTCAATACACTGCTGGCTTTAAGCCTGTCTATTGTGTTTTACCAGACCGCCACCTGGATGATGTCATAA
- a CDS encoding adenine deaminase C-terminal domain-containing protein, translating into MLENRTRTKNPDARKKRPVMKNAHTLSARTMDELIRVASGKSGADLVIDHALLLNVYTGEFLKNQSVSIKNGYIAFVGDHAEHTIASNTTVIDVQGKTLIPGLIDGHTHLASFFEISQFIPYAVKDGTTTLVTETMETYPIMGYEGVVEILASFRDQPIKIFGTAPAMVSISTAASGIAGDDLKKLLDRDDILGLGESYWQAVFQTPEKILPVFEDTLRAGKVLEGHSAGAGGKKLAAYLATGISSCHEPINADQALERLRLGLYVMIREGSIRRDLEAIARIRDAGVDTRRLILVTDGVGPEDLVENKGMAFVVQKAIDSGFSPMEAVQMATLNVAEHFSLDSLVGGIAPGRSADLVIIPDPGFITPEMVVSHGKIIFDKGQMQVSPRTHCFSNACRHSVRLPRPLTPEDFAVTAPPGKKIVPVRLMEMVTDLVTRETQMSLPVIHGRIQADQDQDILKISAIDRAIEPGNMFTGFIKGFGLKDGAIASSQAWDTADIVVVGTHDADMADAVNHIHRLQGGVVIWAKGKCLAQISLPVMGLMSDASVPELARQIRALKTAAAKLGVVFPDPLLTLVTLAGAAIPYLRICEQGLVNLKDGKRRRAYVEES; encoded by the coding sequence ATGCTTGAAAATCGAACCCGTACCAAAAATCCGGATGCCAGAAAAAAGAGGCCCGTCATGAAAAACGCGCACACATTGTCTGCTCGAACCATGGATGAACTGATCCGGGTCGCTTCGGGAAAATCAGGTGCCGACCTGGTGATTGACCATGCATTGCTGTTGAACGTCTACACCGGAGAATTTTTAAAAAATCAGTCCGTGAGCATCAAAAACGGGTATATCGCGTTTGTGGGAGACCATGCAGAACACACCATCGCATCAAACACCACGGTGATCGATGTCCAGGGCAAAACACTGATTCCCGGGCTGATTGACGGACACACCCATCTGGCCTCTTTTTTTGAAATCAGCCAATTCATTCCCTATGCGGTCAAGGACGGCACCACCACCCTTGTCACCGAAACCATGGAAACCTATCCCATCATGGGATATGAGGGAGTGGTTGAGATACTGGCCTCATTCAGAGACCAGCCCATCAAGATTTTCGGCACAGCCCCGGCCATGGTGTCCATCAGCACGGCTGCCAGCGGCATTGCCGGGGATGACTTAAAAAAACTGCTGGACCGGGACGATATTCTGGGGCTGGGAGAATCTTACTGGCAGGCGGTGTTTCAGACACCGGAGAAGATCCTGCCGGTATTTGAAGACACCCTGAGGGCCGGAAAAGTGCTGGAAGGACATTCCGCCGGGGCCGGCGGAAAAAAACTGGCAGCCTATCTGGCCACGGGGATCTCCTCCTGCCATGAACCCATAAATGCGGACCAGGCCCTGGAGCGGCTGCGGCTGGGATTGTACGTCATGATCCGGGAAGGCAGCATCCGCAGGGATCTTGAGGCCATCGCCCGGATCAGGGATGCGGGCGTGGATACAAGACGACTCATCCTGGTCACCGACGGGGTGGGACCTGAAGATCTCGTGGAAAACAAGGGCATGGCATTTGTGGTCCAAAAGGCCATTGATTCAGGATTTTCTCCCATGGAAGCCGTTCAGATGGCCACCTTGAACGTGGCGGAACATTTTTCACTGGATTCCCTGGTGGGCGGCATTGCGCCGGGCCGAAGCGCGGATCTGGTGATTATTCCGGATCCGGGTTTCATCACCCCGGAAATGGTGGTCAGTCATGGAAAAATTATCTTTGACAAAGGACAGATGCAGGTGTCCCCCCGGACACATTGTTTTTCCAATGCCTGCCGCCATTCCGTTCGCCTGCCCCGGCCCCTGACACCCGAAGACTTTGCCGTCACAGCCCCCCCAGGCAAAAAAATCGTGCCGGTACGGCTCATGGAAATGGTCACGGACCTGGTAACCCGGGAAACCCAAATGTCTCTGCCCGTGATCCACGGACGGATTCAGGCGGATCAGGACCAGGATATTCTCAAAATCAGTGCCATTGACCGGGCCATTGAACCCGGAAACATGTTCACCGGCTTTATCAAAGGATTCGGGCTGAAGGATGGCGCCATTGCCTCGAGCCAGGCATGGGACACCGCCGACATCGTGGTGGTGGGCACCCATGATGCGGACATGGCAGACGCGGTCAACCATATTCACCGGCTGCAGGGCGGGGTGGTGATCTGGGCCAAAGGAAAATGTCTGGCCCAGATCTCTTTGCCCGTGATGGGACTCATGTCAGATGCGTCCGTGCCTGAGCTGGCCCGGCAGATCCGGGCCCTCAAAACAGCTGCTGCAAAGCTGGGAGTGGTGTTTCCCGACCCGTTACTGACCCTGGTCACCCTGGCCGGGGCTGCCATCCCTTATTTACGGATCTGCGAACAGGGACTGGTGAACCTGAAGGACGGGAAACGCCGCCGTGCTTATGTGGAAGAATCCTGA